A region of Toxorhynchites rutilus septentrionalis strain SRP chromosome 1, ASM2978413v1, whole genome shotgun sequence DNA encodes the following proteins:
- the LOC129761496 gene encoding uncharacterized protein LOC129761496 translates to MKSGWSLRAAGREFGIPRSTLLLHRKNNEHGTPNEEERAVGQSNDQVDNIKIVERGHRMVFNASQETSIENHLLHASDIYFGLTSVQVRALAYEFARQLDVDYPPSWNRDELAGLEWFRFFMSRHPKLSLRKPEATSLGRASAFNPTNVAAFFANYFHVMNEIKIGPCDIWNVDETGVSTVHRTVRVISRCGRKQIGQITSAERGQLVTLVQAVSATGMRAPSYFVFPRARFKECFLNGGPSGSTGGANPSGWINAELFLEFLKNFQKFTRCDRDYPVLVLVDNHESHRSLAALQFCRDNGIHAVSFPPHCSHRLQPLDVSVFGPFKTALNKQFELFLRMHPGRGIHIFDIPAMVTRALEVGADERNIKAGFKATGIWPMDSDIFKDIDFMPSATTNRAEPTTVEDENENEEERNEPSHQAEVKETIDRSLFLSSTIESLSPFPEAPPRIQKKQRGRKPGRTMILTDGKEIEKIEEEERQRRISEISKQDKIQQQKEKRKYLENVKMENKKQQEENKKLQGLKKKQQEERKKLQEIKKKQQEENKKLQELKKKQKEEINKLQEIKKKQREEMKLVKQEKNIEQ, encoded by the exons ATGAAATCCGGATGGTCACTTCGCGCAGCCGGACGTGAGTTTGGAATTCCTCGATCAACTTTATTATTACATCGAAAGAATAATGAACATGGAACGCCGAACGAGGAGGAAAGAGCCGTGGGACAGTCGAACGATCAGGTGGACAATATTAAAATTGTGGAGAGAGGCCACAGAATG GTGTTCAACGCTTCACAAGAAACATCTATCGAAAACCACCTTCTGCATGCGTCAGACATTTATTTCGGATTGACATCGGTTCAAGTGCGAGCCTTGGCCTATGAATTTGCCAGACAACTGGATGTTGACTATCCGCCCTCTTGGAATCGGGATGAATTGGCCGGCTTAGAATGGTTTCGCTTTTTCATGTCCCGACATCCAAAATTATCGCTGAGAAAACCTGAAGCCACTAGCTTAGGCAGAGCCAGCGCATTTAATCCAACGAATGTTGCTGCCTTCTTCGCTAATTACTTTCATGTAATGAACGAAATAAAGATCGGACCATGCGATATCTGGAATGTTGATGAAACGGGTGTATCTACAGTGCATAGAACGGTCCGTGTTATATCTCGCTGTGGTCGGAAGCAGATCGGGCAAATCACATCTGCCGAGCGTGGACAATTGGTGACACTTGTTCAAGCTGTATCGGCAACTGGAATGCGTGCACCGTCGTATTTTGTGTTCCCACGCGCACGTTTCAAAGAGTGTTTTTTGAATGGTGGGCCGTCAGGTTCAACTGGAGGAGCAAATCCGAGTGGATGGATTAATGCAGAGTTGTTtctagaatttttgaaaaactttcaaaaattcacTCGCTGTGACCGTGATTACCCTGTGCTTGTTCTGGTAGACAATCACGAATCGCATCGTTCCTTGGCAGCACTGCAGTTTTGTCGAGATAATGGAATTCATGCTGTGTCCTTCCCGCCCCATTGCTCTCATCGCCTTCAGCCACTAGACGTCAGCGTATTTGGTCCGTTCAAAACTGCGCTTAACAAGCAATTCGAATTATTCTTGCGAATGCATCCAGGGCGCGGCATTCATATTTTCGACATTCCGGCGATGGTGACACGAGCTCTAGAAGTGGGAGCTGATGAAAGGAACATAAAAGCCGGATTTAAAGCCACTGGAATTTGGCCGATGGATTCGGACATATTCAAAGATATCGATTTTATGCCGAGTGCCACAACCAATCGAGCTGAACCAACAACTGTTGAAgacgaaaatgaaaatgaagagGAAAGAAATGAACCATCACACCAAGCAGAAGTAAAAGAAACCATCGACCGATCTCTATTCCTAAGTTCGACAATTGAATCGCTTTCGCCATTCCCGGAAGCTCCACCACGCATTCAGAAGAAACAAAGAGGTCGTAAGCCAGGACGGACGATGATTTTGACAGATGgtaaagaaattgaaaaaatcgaagaagaagaaagacaaCGTCGTATCAGTGAGATATCCAAGCAGGATAAAATCCAACAGCAAAAAGAGAAACGCAAATatttagaaaatgtaaaaatggaaaataaaaagCAACAAGAGGAAAACAAGAAGTTACAAGGATTGAAAAAGAAGCAGCAAGAAGAGAGGAAGAAACTACAAGAAATAAAGAAGAAGCAACAAGAAGAAAACAAGAAGTTACAAGAATTGAAAAAGAAGCAGaaagaagaaataaataaactacAAGAAATAAAGAAGAAGCAACGAGAAGAAATGAAGCTAGTAAAACAAGAGAAGAACATAGAACAGTGA